The Blautia luti nucleotide sequence AAAAAAAAGGATAGGTTGACAAATTTATTTCTATTATTATAATTTTAAGGGAATGCATATGAATAAGTCATAAAAATAAGGCAAAAAATACGAAAATCGGAGGAAATCAGATGGCTGGAATAAAAGAAGAGTGCGGCGTATTTGGTATTTATGATCTGGATGGCGGCAATGTGGTTCCGTCCATATATTATGGACTGACTTCTTTGCAGCACAGAGGACAGGAATCCTGCGGACTTGCAGTTTCTGATACCAGGGGAGAACGTGGAAATGTACAGTTTCATAAAGATCTTGGACTTGTAAGTGAGGTACTGAGACAGGATGTTGTACGTAAATATCAGGGAGATATCGGTATTGGCCATGTGCGCTATTCTACAACAGGAGCTTCTGTAGCGGAGAATGCACAGCCCCTTGTTTTATCCTATGTAAAGGGAACACTGGCACTTGCACATAACGGAAATCTGGTAAACACACCTGAACTGAAATGGGAACTGATCCAGAATGGTGCGATCTTTCATACCACTACAGATTCAGAAGTAATCGCGTTCCATATAGCCAGAGAACGTGTACATTCGAAAACTGTAGAAGAAGCAGTGTTAAAAACTGCAAAGAAGATCAAAGGTGCCTATGGTCTGGTAGTCATGAGTCCGAGAAAGCTCATCGCAGTTCGTGATCCTTATGGATTAAAACCGCTGTGTCTGGGAAAAAGGGATAATGCCTATGTGATTGCATCAGAGAGCTGCGCGCTGACTTCTGTAGGCGCTGATTTTGTCCGTGATATCAAGCCGGGTGAGATCCTCACGATTACGAAAGATGGACTGAAATCCAATATGGAACTTGCAACTACGAAGAAAGCTCACTGCGTATTTGAATATATTTATTTTGCACGTCTGGACAGTACCATTGATGGTGTGAAAGTTTATGATGCCAGGATTCGGGGCGGTAAATCCCTGGCCAAATCCTATCCGGTAGATGCAGATCTTGTTACCGGGGTTCCGGAGTCCGGTCTTCCTGCAGCGAAAGGGTATTCAGAAGAGTCAGGGATTCCTTTTGCTTTTGCCTTTTATAAAAACAGTTATATAGGAAGAACCTTTATCAAGCCCACGCAGGAAGAACGAGAGTCAAGTGTACATCTGAAACTGAGTGTTTTGGATTCTGTAGTAAAGGGAAAAAGGATCGTGCTGGTAGATGATTCTATTGTGCGAGGCACAACAATTGCGAATCTGATACATATGCTGAAAGAGGCCGGTGCGAAAGAAGTACATGTACGCATCAGCTCACCGCCATTCCTTCATCCGTGTTACTTCGGAACAGATGTGCCGTCCAATGACCAGCTGATCGCAGCGACTCACAGTGAGGAAGAAATCTGTAAGATGATCGGGGCAGATTCTCTGGGATATATGCAGACAGATTATCTGGAGGGCATGGCAGGAGGACTTCCGCTCTGTAAAGCCTGTTTTGATGGCAATTATCCGATGGAGATTCCTGATTATTCAGAGGCAGAGTTTATGGATATCCTGAAATGTTGACACTTTTCATGAAAAAATGATCAGAATGTCCGCAGATATGGAATCAATCTCAGTGAATGGTAAAACCAATTCAAAACAAATATATATAATATATACAAAATACATCAAAGAAATTACATCAAAAGTATACATTTTTACCTGAAAAGAATCCGAAAAAGCGAAAGATAAGATGAAAAAAATCTTGACAAAACGACAAATGTGGAACATAATGTGAGCATCCGAACAACAATATTGAAGTGGCAGCACAGATGAAGAGACATCATTACTGGTACATTGTTTCGAGAATGATGTACAGGAAACGAAATAAAGAAATGTATTCGTATTTCCAGAAAGGGTGATCATGATGACACAGAGTAAAATTAAATTAAATGCAACAGAAGAGGTTCAGGAATTTGTAAATGCAGCAACGAAATGTGATTTTGATATTGATATATATTATAACAGATTTCTCATTGATGCGAAATCTATCCTCGGTATCCTCAGCATGGATCTGACGAAGGTACTGACTGTAGAATGTCATGGTGAGAGTAAAGAATTTGACCGTACACTGAAGAAATTTGCAGTTGCGTAAATTTTACAGCCGAATAATTATTGCAGAAAAGACGGGCCTGGCAGAGGAAGTTCTACAGACCTGTCTTTTCTTGTATAACAGGAAATTCTGACGGATTTCCTATGGGAATAATGTGATTTGATGAAAAACGGAGAATTTCATTATTGACAAATGAAAAAAAATGTTTTATAGTATAGCATATTTTTAAAAGAAAACACATATTGTTTAGGATATGATGATCTGACAAAGGCGTCGGATGCAGAATATCAGATGGGTCAAGTGCCCTCTGAATTCCGCATCTGGCGCCTTTTTTGTTGTAAACCAAGGATGGTGGAGGAGGAAATCAAAATGGCAGTGAAATATGTATTTGTCACAGGAGGAGTTGTTTCCGGTTTAGGAAAAGGTATCACAGCAGCATCTCTGGGACGTCTTCTTAAAGCAAGAGGCTATCAGGTAACTATGCAGAAGTTTGATCCTTACATTAATATTGATCCGGGAACTATGAACCCGATTCAGCACGGAGAAGTTTTTGTAACAGATGACGGTACAGAGACAGACCTGGATCTGGGACATTATGAGAGATTCATTGATGAGAGTCTTGATAAAAATTCCAACGTGACAACCGGTAAGGTTTACTGGTCTGTTCTTCAGAAAGAACGTCACGGGGATTTCGGCGGGGGTACCGTACAGGTAATTCCTCATATTACAAACGAGATCAAGAGCCGTTTCTACCGCGCCAAATCACCGGAGGAGAACAAGATTGCCATTATCGAAGTGGGAGGAACTGTTGGTGATATTGAAAGCCAGCCGTTTCTGGAAGCAATCCGTCAGTTCCAGCTCAATGTGGGACATGACAATGCAATCCTGATCCATGTAACATTAATTCCTTATTTAAAAGCATCTGAAGAACTGAAAACCAAACCAACTCAGGCAAGCGTAAAGGAACTTCAGGGAATGGGAATCCAGCCGGATGTATTGGTATGCAGAAGTGAACATGAACTGACAGAGGACATTAAAGAAAAAATCGCTTTATTTTGCAACGTACCTGTATCACATGTGCTTCAGAATCTGGATGTGGAATATTTATATGAAGCCCCTCTTGCAATGGAAAGAGAGAAGCTTGCAGATGTAGTTCTTTCCAGCCTGAGATTGGAAAACAGAAAACCGGATTTAAGTGACTGGGAGGAAATGGTAGAAAGTCTGAGAAATCCGAATAAAACAGTAAAAATCGCAATTGTAGGAAAATATACACAGCTTCATGATGCATATCTCAGTGTAGTAGAGGCACTGAAACATGGCGGAATTTCCTGCAGAGCCAAAGTAGAGCTTGAGTGGATCGATTCCGAAGAACTGACAGAGAAGAATCTGGATCAGCAGCTTCACAATGTAGATGGTATCCTGGTTCCGGGTGGTTTCGGAAACAGAGGTACAGAAGGAATGATCCTGGCAGCACAGTATGCAAGAGTACATAAGATTCCATATCTTGGAATCTGTCTGGGAATGCAGATGGCAATTGTAGAATTCGCCCGTCATGTACTTGGATACGAAGATGCAAACAGTATTGAACTGAATCCGGAAACCAAACACCCGGTAATTGCATTAATGCCGGATCAGGAAGATATCGAAGATATTGGAGGTACCTTAAGACTTGGAAGTTATCCATGTATCCTTGCAGAAGGTTCCAAATCTTATGAACTCTTTGGTAAGAAGGAGATTCATGAGCGTCACAGACATCGTTATGAAGTAAACAACGCATTCCGTAAAGAACTTCAGGAGAAGGGAATGAATATCGTAGGAACTTCCCCTGATAACCATATCGTAGAGATGATCGAGATCGCAGGGCATCCGTTCTATGTAGGAACCCAGGCCCATCCGGAATTCAAATCCCGCCCGAATCATGCACATCCTTTATTCAGAGGATTTATTCAGGCGGCTGTGAACTTTAGGCAGAGCGATACGAATGAAGAATAACAGAAAGGATGAGGAGATTATGAAAGAAGTGAGAGAACAGCAGCAAGGTATGTACAGGCCTGAATTTGAGCATGACAACTGTGGTATCGGAGCAGTTGTCAATATCAAAGGCAAGAAAACCCACGATACTGTTGCAAATGCATTAAAGATCGTAGAACATCTGGAACACCGCGCAGGTAAGGATGCAGAAGGCAAAACCGGTGACGGTGTAGGTATTCTTCTCCAGATTTCCCATAAATTTTTCAAGAAAGCCTGTAAGAAAGAGGGATTTGAGATTGGCGATGAGAGAGAATATGGCATCGCACAGTTTTTCTTCCCGCAGCACGAGATCAAACGCGCACAGGCAAAGAAGATGTTTGAGATCATTCTTGAGAAAGAAGGCCTGGAACTTCTTGGATGGCGTCAGGTCCCGGTATTCCCGGAAGTGCTTGGACACAAGGCAAGAGAATGTATGCCATGTATTATGCAGGCATTTATCAAAAAGCCGGAAGATGTGGAAAAAGGTCTTCCATTTGACCGTATGCTCTACATTGCAAGACGTGAGTTTGAACAGAGTAATGATAATACTTATGTAGTTTCCATGAGCAGCCGTACCATCGTTTACAAAGGTATGTTCCTGGTTGGACAGCTTCGTACTTTCTTCGAAGACCTCCAGAGCCCGGATTATGAATCTGCTATCGCTATGGTACACTCCCGTTTCAGTACCAACACAAACCCAAGCTGGGAGAGAGCACATCCGAACCGTTTCATGGTACATAACGGTGAGATCAACACCATCCGCGGCAACGCAGATAAGATGCTTGCAAGAGAAGAGAACATGGAATCTCCATACCTGGAGGGACAGCTTCATAAAGTGCTCCCTGTTGTAAACAGAAATGGTTCCGACTCTGCAATGCTTGATAATACACTGGAATTCCTGGTAATGAGTGGCATGGAGCTGCCTCTTGCAGTGATGATCACAATCCCTGAACCATGGGCAAACAATGATACCATTTCACAGGCAAAGCGTGATTTCTACCAGTACTATGCAACCATGATGGAGCCATGGGACGGACCTGCATCTATCCTCTTCTCAGACGGTGATGTGATGGGAGCTGTCCTTGACAGAAACGGTCTCCGTCCATCCAGATATTATATTACCTCCGATGGTTACATGATCCTTTCCTCAGAAGTAGGTGTTCTGCCAATCCCGGAAGAGAAGATCGTATTAAAAGAGCGTCTTCATCCTGGAAAAATGCTCCTGGTAGATACTGTAAAGGGAAAAGTTATCGATGACAATGAGCTGAAAGAGGGCTACGCAAAAATGCAGCCATACGGTGAATGGCTTGACAGTCATCTGGTACAGTTAAAGGATATCAAGATCCCGAATGAGAGACCGGAAGAGTACACACCAGAGCAGAGAGCGCGTCTGCAGAAAGCATTCGGTTATACTTATGAGCAGTATCGTACTTCCATCAGAAACATGGCATTAAACGGAGCAGAGAGCATCGGAGCCATGGGTGTGGATACCCCACTTGCAGTATTTTCCAAACAGAACAGACCATTATTTGACTATTTCAAACAGCTCTTCGCACAGGTTACTAACCCTCCAATCGATGCGATCCGTGAGGAAATCGTTACCAGCACAAGCGTTTATGTTGGCAAGGACGGAAACTTGCTGGAGCAGAAACCGGAAAACTGTCAGGTATTAAAAATCAACAATCCGATCCTGACAAATACAGATATGATGAAGATCAAGAGCTTCAAACATGAGGGCTTCAAGACAGCTGTTGTTTCTACCTTATATTACAAGAGCACCAAGCTTGAGAGAGCTATTGACCGTCTTTTCGTAGAAGTAGATAAAGCATTTCGTGAGGGTGCAAATATCCTTGTTCTTTCAGACAGAGGAGTAGATGAAAACCATATGCCGATCCCGTCACTTCTGGCAGTATCCGCAGTTCATCAGCACCTTGTAAAAACAAAGAAGAGTACCTCTCTTGCCATCATTCTGGAATCCGGAGAACCGAGAGAAGTACATCATTTCGCAACTTTACTTGGTTATGGTGCAAGCGCTATCAACCCATACCTTGCCCTTGAGACAATCCATGAGCTGATCGACAGCCATATGTTGGACAAAGATTACTATGCAGCAGTAGATGATTACAACCATGCAGTTATCAGCGGAATTGTAA carries:
- the purF gene encoding amidophosphoribosyltransferase codes for the protein MAGIKEECGVFGIYDLDGGNVVPSIYYGLTSLQHRGQESCGLAVSDTRGERGNVQFHKDLGLVSEVLRQDVVRKYQGDIGIGHVRYSTTGASVAENAQPLVLSYVKGTLALAHNGNLVNTPELKWELIQNGAIFHTTTDSEVIAFHIARERVHSKTVEEAVLKTAKKIKGAYGLVVMSPRKLIAVRDPYGLKPLCLGKRDNAYVIASESCALTSVGADFVRDIKPGEILTITKDGLKSNMELATTKKAHCVFEYIYFARLDSTIDGVKVYDARIRGGKSLAKSYPVDADLVTGVPESGLPAAKGYSEESGIPFAFAFYKNSYIGRTFIKPTQEERESSVHLKLSVLDSVVKGKRIVLVDDSIVRGTTIANLIHMLKEAGAKEVHVRISSPPFLHPCYFGTDVPSNDQLIAATHSEEEICKMIGADSLGYMQTDYLEGMAGGLPLCKACFDGNYPMEIPDYSEAEFMDILKC
- a CDS encoding HPr family phosphocarrier protein → MTQSKIKLNATEEVQEFVNAATKCDFDIDIYYNRFLIDAKSILGILSMDLTKVLTVECHGESKEFDRTLKKFAVA
- a CDS encoding CTP synthase; amino-acid sequence: MAVKYVFVTGGVVSGLGKGITAASLGRLLKARGYQVTMQKFDPYINIDPGTMNPIQHGEVFVTDDGTETDLDLGHYERFIDESLDKNSNVTTGKVYWSVLQKERHGDFGGGTVQVIPHITNEIKSRFYRAKSPEENKIAIIEVGGTVGDIESQPFLEAIRQFQLNVGHDNAILIHVTLIPYLKASEELKTKPTQASVKELQGMGIQPDVLVCRSEHELTEDIKEKIALFCNVPVSHVLQNLDVEYLYEAPLAMEREKLADVVLSSLRLENRKPDLSDWEEMVESLRNPNKTVKIAIVGKYTQLHDAYLSVVEALKHGGISCRAKVELEWIDSEELTEKNLDQQLHNVDGILVPGGFGNRGTEGMILAAQYARVHKIPYLGICLGMQMAIVEFARHVLGYEDANSIELNPETKHPVIALMPDQEDIEDIGGTLRLGSYPCILAEGSKSYELFGKKEIHERHRHRYEVNNAFRKELQEKGMNIVGTSPDNHIVEMIEIAGHPFYVGTQAHPEFKSRPNHAHPLFRGFIQAAVNFRQSDTNEE